The nucleotide sequence ATCATGGTTCCACCCGGCTTGAGCACGCGCCAACACTCTGCAAACCCTGCCGTGATATCCTGCTGCCAGTTGTCCCGATCCAGCCGTCCGTATTTCGCCCTCATCCACGAATCCTCCCCGGCCCGAACGAGGTGCGGGGGATCGAAAATAACGAGATTGAACGCCCCATCCGGAAAGCTCAGATTGCGAAAATCCTCAATCGTATCCGGGCAAACGGTAAACGTACGCCCGTCGCAGAGCGTGTGATCCTCGGCCCGGATATCTGCAAACAGGACTTCGGGATTCTGTTTCCGGAAGTGGAACATT is from Desulfovibrio oxyclinae DSM 11498 and encodes:
- a CDS encoding class I SAM-dependent methyltransferase, with the protein product MPQILDACCGGRMFHFRKQNPEVLFADIRAEDHTLCDGRTFTVCPDTIEDFRNLSFPDGAFNLVIFDPPHLVRAGEDSWMRAKYGRLDRDNWQQDITAGFAECWRVLKPGGTMIFKWNETQIKISELRPCFPADPLCGHTTTHNLKTHWVVFYKAA